A single window of Anomalospiza imberbis isolate Cuckoo-Finch-1a 21T00152 unplaced genomic scaffold, ASM3175350v1 scaffold_48, whole genome shotgun sequence DNA harbors:
- the LOC137466964 gene encoding serine/threonine-protein kinase pim-1-like, translating to MGEIEEVPEALQERYRLGSLLGSGGFGSVFAATRLSDGAPVSGGEQEEEMEEEEGDGPDGTSAPLEVVLLDKVSTGFPGVVQLLEWLELPNDIVMVLERPEHSQDLHHFIRERVVLSEELARDLFRQVLEAVRHCTSCGVLHRDIKPKNILVDLATGQAKLIDFGCGTYLQDTAYTRFAGEPTQGCALNPVISWPNTSQPKLGVAAGILPFYHLVPGHPAAPDGLRGAPFQEGLEHQL from the exons gaggccctgcaggagcggtaccggctgggttcgctgctgggcagcggcggcttcggcagcgtcttcgcagccacgcggctctcggacggcgccccggtgagcggcggg gagcaggaggaggagatggaggaggaggagggggatggg cccgacggcaccagcgcacccctggaggtcgtgctgctggacaaggtctccactggctttcccggtgtcgtccagctgctggaatggcttgagctccccaacgacatcgtgatggtgctggaacgcccagagcactctcaggacctgcaccatttcattcgggAACGGGTGGTCCTGTCcgaggagttggcgcgggatctgttccgccaggtgctggaggccgtgcggcactgcaccagctgcggggtcctgcacagggacatcaagcccaagaacatcctggttgacctggccaccgggcaggccaaattgattgactttggctgtggcacctacctgcaggacacagcctacactcgctttgcaggtgagcccacacaggggtgtgctctcaatcccgtcatctcatggcccaacacctcacagcccaagctgggtgtggcagcggggattctcccttt ctaccatctggtccctgggcatcctgctgcaccagatggtctgcggggagcaccctttcaggaggggctggaacaTCAGCTGTGA